Within Topomyia yanbarensis strain Yona2022 chromosome 2, ASM3024719v1, whole genome shotgun sequence, the genomic segment tgctactaccttcgaaaccgttagagattttacacaagttgaatgctgaagatggacgtctgttctctgtgggtGAGGGTTTCAgcaaaaaacaataaataaagcgaataaatcaaaacttttgtgtatttTAATGTATAATGTCAATaacattctgaaatttttttcatgcaaaaatatcgacaagcgactcgttgatgaaactttttgaaGAACGTCTTtggcaaaaacacgatttgcggtgttaactgccattcaaaaactacttaaccgatttatttcaaatttactgctttttactcatttgaaataaaaattgcttcCTGTTACGAAAAATTCCGTAATTTTATGAATAAGAGCCCcatttattgaaaaattatcacAAAAACTCATCATAAaggttagattttttttttacagaaagtgcatgcaaaatttgaaataaatcggttgagtagtttttgaagGGCAGCTaataccgcaaatcgtgtttttgtaaaaaacgttcttcaaaaagcttcatcaccgagtcacttgtcaatatttttgcatgaaaaaaaatacagaatgttattgagaTCCTAAATTATAAtgcgcaaaattttttttaataattcgcttcgcccaaatttgtaaaaatcgtaaaaaacaaggtgtttttttcttgctgaaacccttaccccctccccctttatcttccggaagtcgcgctagtgcactgtgtGCACGTCGCTCAGAagatctagcgaaatcgtcttagcgtaCCTGCTCGTTCAGTGGCGCAAATGGCCCAAAAcggacttccggagggttaacgaATTAGTCCGAAACCAactaataggctcattaccttacatgtaaataagcaaaaCAATTGTAAAAATATCCTTGTACTTTTAACACAATATCTGGCTTATTTGGATAAAAACGTAGTGTACCATATCTGTTTTttaaaaagcgtgatataatcgagacaaaaccgtgatataatcgagggtgatataaacgagtattgatataaacccatagtgatataatcgaaacattactgtacaacaAAAGTTATTCACCTTCCTACTTCAAACATCATTCCATTTATTGAGATAGCCGTAGtccaaaacatattttttattttattttccctattaatttcagtaaaataattataaataaaagaGCAATATTGTTTTGTTCCGACAGTCAACGAacttgtctcccgaccaatatttttattaccaaattcattattttattataaattctttttttttgcgcgTATATGATTTGCTACCTATCCGTTACTGTAAACATTTCTGAATCTGTTCAAAGAGCTTCTTCGCCTAAATGATTTACCACATATATCACCTTTTTACGGCCACTCGCCAGTGTGGCTTAACACATGTTTCTTCAGCTTATGCTTCTAAAGAAATTCTTTGCCACATACCTCGCACTTATGCGACCGTTCATTACTATGAATGTGTGTGTGGGAAATTAAGATACTCTGGTGGTTAAATGATTTCTCACTTATATCACACTTGTACAGTCGCTTGCCAGTTACAATATGTTGTTTATATCAGGTTTCTGAACGAATCTTTTCCACATATCTCTCATTTGTGCGGCCGCTCGCCAGTGTGAGTTGACACATGTTGCATATGTAGATACTTGCGAACGAATCCTTTGCCACATATCTCGCATTTGTACGGCCACTCGCCAGTGTGAGTAACCGTATGTTGTTTCATTAAAGACTTCTCAACGAATCCTTTGCCACATATTTTGCATTTGCAAGGCCGCTCACCAGTGTGAGTTATCATATGACGCTTGAGGCTATGCTTATGAACGAATTCATTGCCACATATCTCGCATTTATACGTCTGCACGCCAGTGTGAGTTACCATATGTTGTTTTATATAAGCCTTCTGAACGAATCCTTTGCCACATATCTCGCATTTGTGCGGCCGCTCGCCAGCGTGAGTTACCATATGTTTTTTCATATCAGCCTTCTGAACGAATCCTTTGCCACATATCTCTCATTTGTGCGGCCGCTCGCCAGTGTGAGTTGACACATGTTGCATATGTAGATACTTGCGAACGAATCCTTTGCCACATATCTCGCATTTGTACGGCCACTCGCCAGTGTGAGTAACCATATGTTGTTTCATTAAAGACTTCTCAACGAATCCTTTGCCACATATTTTGCATTTGCAAGGCCGCTCACCAGTGTGAGTTATCATATGACGCTTGAGGCTATGCTTATGAACGAATTCATTGCCACATATCTCGCATTTATACGTCTGCACGCCAGTGTGAGTTACCATATGTTGTTTTATATAAGCCTTCTGAACAAATCCTTTGCCACATATCTCGCATTTGTGCGGCCGCTCACCAGCGTGAGTTACCATATGTTTTTTCATATCAGCCTTCTGAACGAATCCTTTGCCACATATCTCGCATTTGTGCGGCCGCTCGCCAGTGTGAGTTACCACATGTCGCTCAAGCTGATAATTTTCATGGAATCCTTTGCCACATATTTCGCATTTGTGCGGCCGCTCGCCAGTGTGAGTTAACACATGTTGCATAAGGAGATACTTGTGAAGGAATCCTTTGCCACATATCTCGCATTTATGCGGTTGTTCAGTTCTGTGAATCTTTCTGTGCCTGTTCAAAACAACCGCCTTATTAAATGATTTGCTACATATATCACATTTGTACGGCCGCTTTTCAGTGTCGGTTAACACAGCTCGCCCCAGGGAACAATTCTGAAGGGGTTCTTGTCCACATAGCTCACTGTTGGTTTGCTTCCGTTGCTTTGAAGACATGTCTAACTGATCCCTAAGCTCCCACTGTGATTCCGACAGTGTTGAGAGACTGCTGTTAGTACTAGTTCtaaaaaagtagaaaagtatttGCTTGCATGAAACAGTAAGTTTATGCCAGTATCCGGaaaaaactggaagtactcaGGAGTATACAAGAACAaagcttttttttcttcttaaaATAACCAGGAGTTTTTGCTCCGGAATAAGAATcgggtactggaacaaacctaattttATCCATCAACGAGTGACAGTGATGCGCCTCgtcgaaaacttgttttgcggtgtacatcataactcGAAATTCACTGGACcaattggaatgttttcacataattctggagaaaatttagattAGTTCGTAAGTatcaatgagagattctctttgttCTCTTGCTCTTCTGTTCATTCGGTCGTTTCCACATTTACTGCTAAACTTTTTGCATAATATTTTAGTTAAAACCGTCGACTTTCGACATGTACTGAAAAATATGCGAAAACCATtatagtgacgtcgtaataatcgaatgagaaagtaaacaaagagaggttcTTAAATCGTATTGAAAATGAATTATTCCCCTGGTAAAGTTGAGACCTTATAAATTGAAAGGACATAATCCATGAAATATTTCAAAGCTTCTGAATACGTTCcaagttgcatatttttgaaGTGTAATTTGGaaagtaaaataaattaaattataatttaaaatCTCATAACTTCTCATTCAATGATTTTATCCACTTCCAGCCAATGGTTGGTTAATATAAACTAAAGCttcccgaatttttttctccaagactTCTTTTAAATCCAGTACAACTATTTACCATAGCAATAGAGAACattaacggccaatttcttcacatggatgaaaaccggttttcgttgaaaaccggttttcggctaattggtcaccagcaacctgaaaactggttttcagcgaaaaccggttttcatcaagtgaagaaattggccgtaataGTCCGGTACTAATTTTGTCGAAAaccttgaaaaaaattaatattcatCGTAAGTGCTACTTTTGCTGAAAAAAACCTTATTGgcagcgtcgtatgattctTGGGCCTGACACAAAGACCTATGGAAAAGGTCCTATAAGTTTCAAAAGGACGCATCATACTATAGGGATTAAAAACTACATTCGCACTGAACATTTCATATTATTCTGTATTATTTACCTAAAAAGTATAGTCCTCAGATTAcatttaatttgtaattttattgagcacgataACCTG encodes:
- the LOC131685980 gene encoding gastrula zinc finger protein XlCGF8.2DB-like isoform X2; translation: MELVNGLSTPITAEEEATEGTCGTDHRVATISSNGTSTNSSLSTLSESQWELRDQLDMSSKQRKQTNSELCGQEPLQNCSLGRAVLTDTEKRPYKCDICSKSFNKAVVLNRHRKIHRTEQPHKCEICGKGFLHKYLLMQHVLTHTGERPHKCEICGKGFHENYQLERHVVTHTGERPHKCEICGKGFVQKADMKKHMVTHAGERPHKCEICGKGFVQKAYIKQHMVTHTGVQTYKCEICGNEFVHKHSLKRHMITHTGERPCKCKICGKGFVEKSLMKQHMVTHTGEWPYKCEICGKGFVRKYLHMQHVSTHTGERPHK